Genomic segment of Synechococcus sp. A18-25c:
TCTACCAGTGGGATTCAGCCTCTTCCTCCTGGAATCAACTCGGTAGCGATATCGATGGAGAAGCCGATGGTGATCGAAGCGGCCTAAGAGTTTCTCTCTCTAGCGATGGCAGCATCGTTGCCATTGGTGCCACACAAAACAATGCGAATGGCAGCCAATCAGGCCATACACGCATCTACAAGTGGGATTCAGCCTCCTCTTCCTGGAATCAACTCGGTAGCGATATCGATGCAGAAGCCGCTGGTGATTACAGCGGCACCGTTTCTCTCTCCAGCGATGGCAGCGTCGTTGCCATCGGTGCCCACCACAACGATGGCAATGGAACTAGTGCTGGCCATACACGCATCTACCAATGGGATTCAGCCTCCTCTTCCTGGAATCAACTCGGTAGCGATATCGATGGAGAAGCCGCTGGTGACAACAGCGGCGTCAGCGTTTCCCTCTCCAGCGATGGCAGCGCCGTTGCTATCGGTGCCCCCCACAACCATGGGCTTGGACCTGGAACTGGTGTTCGTGCTGGCCACGTAAGAGTCTTCAGTCTCGACACCACTGCGCCCACCTTCTCCTCAGCTGCCACCAACAACAACGGCACCAAGATCATCCTCACTTACGACGAAACGCTCTCCTCAACAACAGCTTCCACCTCTGCCTTCACAGTCAGCTCCGGCGGGGTAGCCAATGCCGTCACTGCGGTTGCGATCTCCGGCTCCACCGTTGAGCTCACTCTCACCAACACCATCAAAAAATCGGAGACCATCACTGTTGCCTATAGCGATCCCACAAGCTCCAACGATGCCAATGCGGTTCAAGACTCCAGCGGCAATGACGCCGCGACCCTGAGCGCTCAATCCGTCACCAACAACTCGACCGTTGCAGCGATCTCGTCCTCTGGCGGCTCAACATCTAACAACGCCTCAACCTCCAATAACGACTCAAATCGCGAGACAGAATCCGGCAACACTCTTCTCCTCAACGACAACAACTCTTTCTCCGTCACAACTGGTGCCAGCAACGGCCTCTGGCTCACTCTCAAGGTCCTCTCTGCCAGCACAAGCCTGCAGAACACCCTCATCCTCATCGATCAGAACAACAACGTCCTCGGGTCAATCGGCGCCACTCAGTTCTCCAAAAACTGCGGGTCTCACGCCATCTTCATTCCAGAAGGATCGACCATTTCCTTCCAGCAATCCAGCAACAACCAGCCCATCAACAACTCACCACAACACACCATCACCCAGCAAAGTGATGGCTCCTACAAGCTGCACCTCAACGACAACACACGCGATAGCGATCACGATGATCTGATCCTCGACATCAGCTATTCCTCCGCCTCTCCCGATCCCAGCGCCACTTCCATGGCCAGCAAGCAACAAAATATCCACGACGCCATCCTTGATCTCTCCTCCATCCCCGCAGACGGTCAGACACTCCAGATCACTCTCAACAGCGACTGCGCTTTCATCAATCGCTTTGCACTCGTCAAGCTCAACCAGCAATCCTCTGGCGAGTTCACCGTTGGCGGGTACAACAACACAGCTGGTAAGGCCTTTGACCAGAACGTCTACGACAGCATCATCAATCCTGGCGGCAGCATCATCACCGCAACAGGCCTTCAGCAGCAGACCTTTGAATGGTCTCTCTCTGCAACAGACGCTGGCTTCTATGCACCTGTTCTGATCAATCCAGCAGGTGACATCCACACCTACGGCTCCTCTCACGTCAAAAATCTCGGTAGCAACCTCTTTGCCTTTGAGGACGACAGCCAGATCTCAAACCCCGACTACGACTTCAACGACCTCACCGCCAAGTTTCAAATCATCACCTGAATTCCATCCGCTCAGAACCTCACAACAACTCCGCTCAAGGTTGAAAAACGGCACTGGCACTCAATCACGCCCAGATGCACACACTTCCAGGGTCAACTCGGGGACAAGTCCCTCGGAACTGTTCCTGCAACAGGTAGCTAAGTGACAGCAGCGGCCAGAACCCCCAACGCTGGTCAGCAGGATTCACACCAACAGCACAAACAGGGTCATTCCCGACCGAACAACCTCGCGTAGTGGCGATACCAGTCGCTTTGAAAGCGGCATTCGGGGTCGTGCAACTGCTTCGCGTCGAGGAACTCTGAAAATCGCGGGTAGCACGTCTCGACCTGTTCTCTCGTCGCCCACGCGTGATAAGTGAGATAAAAGCGCCCTCCGTGCTCAATCACCCGATCAATGATCCGGCGAAAATCGGCCTGGGCCTTCTTGATGCCCTCCGGCGTATGCATGACATGCAAATTGCAAACGATGCAAACGCTTCTCCGCGTCGCCCACGGAAGAAAGCTCTCCTCGTCGGGCTCAATGAATCGGATGGTTCCATAGGTCATGTCAACGCCATGGCAAATGAAGTCTTGACGCACCTCGCTCAAAAACGGAAGCAGTGAGTCCCGGTCGACGTACACCTCCGTGATCATCTCGGTCCCCTGATCGGTGGAGACCACAGCGTCATAGCCTTCAAAAACGTTTGAAAGCTGGTGGGCATCCGACCAGTAGACCTGCCCCGACGTACCTAAATAAAACTGCTTATACGTTGCAAAGGCCTTTTGCTTGTTCGTGCGCGCGAGTCGGTAGAGATCGGCCCAGTCGGACCCCGCCATGTGGCGAATCTCATCAGGAACAGGGGTGTCGTCGGGAACTGGTCGGTAACACGAGAAAACTCCGGGATGAAACTCCTCGCCACCATGCAAGTCGATCGAGTACTGACAGTCGCCAAACATGCAACCCTCCTCGATCGCCGCATCGATCCGAGGCATGAGATCTCTGACTGCGATGACCTCCACCATCCTTTTCAGCTTGGAGCGAGGCACCAGTCGAATCGTGACCCGGGTCACCACGCCGAAGAGTCCATAGCCGCCGATCGCGAGGGCAAAGAGCTCACGATTCTCGGTTCGACTGCACACTCTTAAACGCGCATCGGCGTCGATGATCCGGAAAGACTCGATGTCCGAAACGAAAGGCGGGAATCGCAGTCCCCGACCATGAATGTTGGAGGAGAGCGAGCCTGCAATGGAGACCTGATCAATTCCGGTCTGCTTCTGGCGCACCGCCCAGATCGTTTCACTCCCGTCCTGATTGGCGTGGAGGTAACCGATCAATTCCGGCCACATGATTCCACCCTCCACTTCGATCAGACCGTTCCGTCGATCGAATGCAACGATCCGATCCATTTCACGAAGATCGAGATGCACGGTTCCAGTCCCGAACTGCTGTCCACCCATCGAATGCCTGCCACCGGCCATGGAGATCGAATCGCCCGCCTCGGCCGCGGTCAGGATCGCCTTCCGAACCTCCTTCTCCGAACGTGGCGAAAGAACCGACTTCACGTAAGTGGGATTCAGACGGGATTGAGCATCATTGACTTCAGGCATCAAACAAAGCTCCTGCGGTTCTTCTCGTCGAGCCATCGGAATTGCAAATTCCCATGAGCGACCTCACCATCCCAGATCCGGAGCTAACCAGCACTCACCCAGCGTCACGCCATGGGGCACAAGCAACCGAGATAACCGAGGGATCACCACCGCACAACCACTGCAATCAGCTACAACTGAGTGGCCGCAGTAGCCACAGACCCCAACAAGAAGACGGACAACATCGCCACAAAAGGATCCAAACGCTAAAGACAACCGGTTCAAAAATATTTGCCTCAGGAATGACGAACTTGACGGAAAAAGCAAAGCACGTGAAGAATCGACGAAGATATTAATCAAAACGAAAAGATCTTAAAACGCAAGAGATCGAATAATGTCAAAGAGATCATCTTTGCAGGCCTTGGCACCATGGGGCTTCACAACAGCAGTCATGCGGCGTCTAACCACGAAGATGTGGATGTTGTGATCGTGGGCGCAGGCCTCTCCGGACTGATTGCTGCTCGAGAACTCCACAAAAAGGGACAACGCGTTCACATTCTTGAGGCGAGGGCAACAACAGGTGGACGCATGATCCGCCAAACCACCAAAACCGGTGCCGTCATTGATCTTGGAGGCCAATGGGGAGGCGCCACCCATCACCGCTTTCAAGCCCTCGTCGATGAACTCAACATCAAGACCTTTCCCAGTTACTACGACGGCAAGGGCGTGCTGCTGTGGGATGGCAAGAGAGTCGAAGCCGACCTGGCCAAAGAACCCTCTAACAAGGTTCTGTTCTTTGAAGACGAACAGATTGGACAACCAGCGGACCAGATCACCAAGGCAAAGGCAGCGATGCAGGCGTTCCGTGCCATTGCAGCCTCCATCGATCCTGACCGCCCATGGACTGCTCCCAATGCTGTGGAGCTGGACCGCACAACGATTCGCGCCTGGTGCGACAACAACAGTGAATCCCGCCTCAGCGATTTCGAACTGGAATGGCTCTCGGTCGTTGGTGGATCAGGCGGATTTGACCCCTGGGACGCATCGATCCTTCACCTGGCTTGGACGCAAGCGGTCGCCCCACAGGACGAAGGGCCGGAAGCATGGCTCCTGAATGGAGCCGCCGGCCAAGTGGCCGAACGGCTAACCAACGAATTGAGACCCTTCATTCATCTGAACTCACCCGTCCATGGAATTGATCAGAACGCAGTGGGCGTGACCGTGCATGTCGGCGATGATCAACAAATTCAGGCGAAAAGTGCCATCGTCGCGATCCCACCACCACTGCGGAACAAGATCACCTTCAAGCCAGACCTTCCTGCTGAGATGCGCGCTTTCCTCCAGCGCAGTCCCATGGGTTCGATGATCAAGGTGTTCGCGATCTATCCATCGGCCTTCTGGCGAGGCCAAAACCTCAATGGGTTCGCTGTCGGCAACCTGAAAACACTGAAACTCACCGCCGACAGCTCGCTTCCCAGCGGCACTCCCGGGATCCTCGCTGCCTTCGTCACCGCCAGTGAAGCTGTGGCATTCCAGCAAATGACAGCAGCCAAGCAACGCCAGGCGGTTCTGGACGATCTTGTGGCCTATTGGGGACCTGAAGCCGGGTTACCCGAAGAACTCATCATCCATAACTGGAACCAGGAGGCATGGTCCACCGGAGCCTTCACCAGCTTCGTATCACCCGGCGCCTGGACCACCTACGGCCAGCAATGGCAGCAATCCCACGGCCGGGTGCATTGGGCCGGGACAGAAGCCTCGAGTCGGTGGCCCGGTTATTTCGAAGGAGCGATTGAGGCTGGTATTCAAGCGGCCAACAAGGCCACGCTCCATGTCAACCCTTAGGAACGAAGGAAGCGTTGGAGGGAAATTCTGCTCATCAATGCAGAACCCTTGGGCCAAACCCGTGAAACCCAGGCCGCAAGCATAAATTGCCAACAGATCAGGTTGATGAAATCTGCAGTCGCGAACCATCAAGAACAGGAATGGGGAAATAGACATTCCGAATACACAATTCTTACAACGATTGATCGTGAGCAACGTCGTCAAAACACAACAAAAAGGAAGTAAATCCAAATCTTTGTTCAACGAGCAATCGCACTGCTAAGACGTTTAGAAACAGACCCTAAACAATGAGCCACCGTTACGACGTCGTTGTTGTAGGAGCTGGAACCACAGGTGCTGCAGCGGCCTACCACTTAACCCAAGCCGGAGTCAGCAACATCCTGTGCCTTGACATGGGCACCCCTGGGTTGGGCCGCACAGAGGCCAGAAAAGTAGCCAATGGCACACCACTGACGCAGCCTGACGAAGATACATTTGTTCCGCACTACAGCGGGACGAGGGTTTTCGAGGGAGGGCAGAATGGACCGAGGACAATCAAGATGATTGTCACGCTGCCGCCCTACGAAATGTTGGATGGTATTGCCGACTTGTTTGGTTGGGACGGTGTAAAGACCTACCTTGATCTTGCCCAGCACGGCTTAAAATTAGAACTGGATTTAGCAAGAAAACTTTTGCCAAATCCAGACCAACAAGTCAAACAAAATGGATCGTTAATGGTCTGCGAGGCAGATCGATCTGAACGACTCCGGCAGGAATTCAATTTTCTTCAGAGTCTGGGTTGTCCTTGTGAATGGTGGGACGAAGAACGCGTGATCGCGGCCCATGGGGCATCCGCCGGCTATGTCGCAGGAATCTGGTTCCCGCAGGATGCACGCATTGACTCTGTATCTTTCGCAAAATCCCTGTTGGATGCTGCATTAAAAACCGGTTCCCTCACATTGAGGGATCAATGCTCACCGGTTGTTGACATACAAAACGATGACTCGCGGTCGCATGCAGTTATCAAACTTGAAGATGGTGAATGCTTGGAAGCAAAACAAGTGATCGTCGCCACTGGTGGAATGTTCTTTGACAAACAACTTGCAGGCATCCTCACACCTCGCTACAGTTATCTGGCGGCATTACCTCACATCGATCCCGGACCATTGGGTGGGATGGATGCACCAGATTCTGCCAACTTTTTCACACTTGGCTTTACTCACGATTGGTGCGTAGAAAACAACTTTGTTCGCATTAGTGGCGAAGATCACTACAGCGGTCTCAAGAGCCCCCGCGCAAAACAACGGTGTGGGCGTCTGGCTCAATGGGGTTGGACCAAATACCCTTATCTGGAATTTGGCGCAGACTATCCAGCGACCTACGGCATTTACTCAGAAACCCCTGATTTCATGCCCCTGATTGGCAAAACAGATCCCGAGAGCTGCGTTTGCTACATGGTCGGATGCAATGCCTGGGGGCAAGCTTCGCTCTCTGCAGCTGCTGCCCTTGCAGCTCCACTCTTGGGTTATCGAGACATGTCCGAAGCAGAGCAGCGCACCGCCGATCTCTTCTCAATCCGTCGTTTCTCAGCCCGTTAATGGCCAAGGCCTCTGGCGGCTCTGACACTGCGTTCGACAACTCCACTGCACGCCATCGCAGTTTCGCCGTGTTGAGCGGAGCGTTGATGGGCAGTCATCAGAAAAGCAGCTGTTCATGGCTGAAACCCGTTGGATCCCACCAACCCAAATCAGCCGAGCGATACGCAACCACATTGAACATGCCGCGCACATGGTGATAGGCGATATGGCAGTGAAAGGCCCAAACTCCTGGGTTATTGGCGTCAAAGGCAATGCGACATGAACCACCTTTTGGCACCATCACAGTGTCACGCAGAGCACCGGACAAAGGCTCACCATTCAACTCAAGAATCTGAAATTCATGGCCATGCAGATGCATCGGATGGCCCATCGGCGTGGGATTGGTAATCACCATCTCCACCCGTTGACCTCGTTCAACCCAGTACGGATCTCGGTAGGGATAAAAACGATCGTTCAACCCCCAGGTGTACTTGGGAGCAGGGCCAGTTAATGCAATAGAAATCGTGTTATCCGCAGACCGTAATGCAAGAGGCTTTTGTGCGCGAAGTTTCTTGTCCTGCGTGAAATCAAGAGCACCGGTCCACTGATCCGTTTGCGGCGCCAGATCAGGCAGGCCCAGCGATGGATTGCTGCGCAGCACCACACCACAGCGCAGATTGCTGCGTTCTCCCAAAGCCAGGAGAGGAAACACCCCTGGGGTCTCGGGCATGGTCACCCGCAGTGTCAACCGCTGGGCTAGAGCGAGTTGAAAAACCGAGCCGTTGATTGGCTCCACTGGGTTGGCATCAGTCCGGAGGAGCTCACCCTCGAGTTCGCCCAAGTCGAGGAAATAGTTCATGAAGGCGCCACCTGCAATCCAGCGGATGGCAACGGTTTCGCCAGGTTCAACGTCAATGATTTCAGGATCGTCGAGGCTGCGCTCATTGGCCAGAAGCGCGTCGTAAATCACATCGGGGGCCATCATCAGGACCCCTTGCTCTCGTGTCCAACAGAAGCGTTGACGCTTCTCATCCCACTGCTGCATCAACAGTGGTCGGGAGTCTTTCCAGTTGAAGGTGGCCAGGCTTTTGGCCATGGCTGTAGCGCCACCGCGCTCACCATCAACAACGTTTTGGAGAACTTGGTTGGCGGGAGTGAAGCTGAAGTCTCTGAGCATCACCGTGATCGTTCGATCAGCCCATTGCTCCTGCTCTTCGTCAAGGATGACAAACGGCTCAGCCACGTAGCTCTGGGTTTGGAGGCCGTAGTGCGAGTGCATCCAGAAGGTGCCGTTTTGCACCAGCGGGTAGTGGATGCGTTGGCGTTCCCCTGGAGGAATCGGTGGTTGCGTGACGAAGGGCACTCCATCCATGGCATTGGGAAGAATCAACCCATGCCAGTGCACTGTTGTCGGAACAGATAATCGGTTGATCAGTTCGAGATTGATCCCTTGCTCTTGTGACGTGGTGTACCCCCGCTGGCCGTTCCTCTGGCGAATGCAACCACGCACGACTGACCGCCCCAGAACCGTCAATGGTGCGGATGTGACTTCAAGAACAACGGTCTCGGCATTGCGCGGCCGCTGAAACGTCGGCTGACTGATGAACCGTTCCCAGGCGGACTGAGCCTTCGCACGCGTTGTCTGGAAAAGCTCCAGACTGGCAGTGCCAAACACACTGGCCAGAACACCCAATTGCAAAAACGAGCGACGAAGCATTCATCCAACGGCGGTTTCTTATTTCATAATCATGATTGTTGCTGGATCCACTTTGGCATCGAACTCTTTTTATCATTGACCCAACCAAGCAATGCTTTACCGACACAATCAAAACAGCTTGATTCAAAACAAGATGCGATCAGAAAATGATCTTTATTTCGATCAATAGTCTTAGAAATTAGAGGCCAAGGATCATTACCACCCAAAAGCAGCAATTCACTGGAAACACTGAACACCCAACCGCTGGTTAGTGAGGAGGCATCGGAATGAACAGTGGGGGATCTCCAGGAAAGTTGTTCTGAGCCAGTTTCTCGGCATCCAGGTAGATGGGCAGCAGATACACGAAGAATGAGTCCCGCCGCTCTACGGGATTGTGTTCAGGATCAGGACCATCGGCGATGGCATAGGTGACGTCAACGCGAACATGCATGTAGCCCGGAACCAATTCCGTGAAGCGCTCTGGCAGCTCGCGCAGTTCAAACTGCAAGGTTTCAGGCCGACGCAGTGGCACCACTCCAAGACTGGCGTCACTCCAGGTGGCTGCAAAAGGATTCCATCGATTCCCCTGCTGGACGTAGATCTGCACGTCTAAGGGCAGCAGATAGAGCGACTGCAAAACGTCCAGGTTCTCCACGGCGATCGTGCCCCGGTAGCCAATGGATCCCATTCGTTCCATGCTGGTCAGTTCAGCGGAGAGACCACTGAAAGCCAAACGCTGAATTTGATTGCCAGCTTGGCGAGCCACCTCCTTCCGGTGCTGAATGGAACGCGTTGCCAAACCGGCGGCTCCCGTCAGGGCCATGGCAACGGTGACGCCTCCCAGCAGCAGACGCCGCCGTTGCGGGTCGGCAACATCCTCGTGTGATGGATCGCCTTGCGTGGCTGCTCTGGCGGGCGAGGACACAAAGGTTCTGCCAGGCTCACGCAGAACCCCTTGATCCAAGATCAACATGCGATCGCAGCGCTCTGCCAAAGCCTGGTTGTGAGTGACCATCACCAGTGCCGTGCCGGCGCTGGTGCATTGCTCCTGCAAGCAGCGAAACACGTCTTCTTGGCTGGCATCATCCAGGTTGCTGGTGGGTTCATCGGCAAGCAACAACTGCGGTCGACCCATCAAGCCACGAACAACGATGGCCCGTCGCTGCTCGCCTCCGGAAAGCTGAGAGGCCAGGGTGTCGCGGCGATGCTCAAGGCCCACGGCCTTCAACCTTTCCAGGGCCAAAGCCTCAAGGTCTGATAGCCCGCGCGCCCCAGCCAGCTGGGCCGGAAGCATGAGATTTTCAAGCGTGGTGAAGGCCGGCAAGAGACTGGTGAATTGGCTGACAAACCCGATGGGACCTCGCCTTAATCGACAGCGTTCCGCTGTCGTCAGGCTCCAGAGTTCACAGGGTTGATCCATGTGCAGCATCACCGTTCCCGATTGCGGACGGCACAGTCCCGCCAGCATGGCCACAAGCGTGGACTTGCCTGAGCCTGATCGACCGAGCACCGCCACCGACTCGCAGGAGGCGACACGAATGCTGGCATCGAGCACACCAACGTTGTCGTAACGCCGCCGCAGACCGCTAGCCTCCAAAACAAACTCACCCATCGCTCTGCACCAACCGCAGCGGATCGGCACCCATCAACACCAACGCCGACAGCGCCGAGGCGATGGTCCCAACCACGGCGATCAAGAGCCAGATCACAAGCCCACAGCGAATCAATTGCTCCGTGGAGTATTGAGGCAACGCAAGACCAGCGTCGAGCAGGCGCAGAGCAAGCAGTTGATCCAGTGGCTGACGCAAGAGCGATGCGAGCCCGAGGCCCAGCCCACTACCCGCTGCGCAAAGCAAGCTGGTCTCAGCGGTAAGCAAACCAATCAACTGCTGAGGGGTGGCACCAAGACTGAGCAACAACCCCAGCTCCTGTCGCCGTTCAGCGGCGATGCCAAAGGTGTAGAGGCTGATCAACAGCAGAACGCTGATCAGCAAAGGGACACTGAACGCACTCACGAGCTGAAGACTCAACCGTCCCCCTTGGCGCACCATCGCCAGCAGCGTCCGCCCTCCTGTCACCGTGGCATCAGGGAGATGAGCTAAGAGGCTGAAACGCAATCGCTCAACCGTGAACTCCGCGGGCGCCTGCACCAGCAGACCATTGATGCCAAGGGTGTCCGGATCACCACTCGGAATCAGGTTGTTGAGATCGCTGAGTGTGAAGAACAGGCCGTGCTCGTGGGAGGGAACACCGCTTGCAGCCAAGTGGCCGTAGATCTGGAACGTCCGGCCCTCTAGGCGTAGTCGATCACCAAGACGCCCCCGCAGTCGGTGGCCGAGAATGACCTGGCCATCTTGGAAATCGATCCCACGCTGCTCATCCAGCCAAGGCTGCACCGTGCTGTCGTGCTCAGGATCAATGCCGTAGAGAGGGATGTTGGCTCCATGAGACAGGCCCATGCTGGTGGCGAACTGGGCGTCGCCTCGTACAGCGCGTTGAGGGCTCACCAGGATCGACTGCGGCAGTTGCGATGCGGCCTCCAACACCTCCGCTGGCAACGCAGCAGTGTCAGGTTCAACAGCCAACAGTGCTTGCGTGAGATTGACCTTGGCCGTGCGATCGACCACCAAGAAGTCAGCGCCAAGGCGCTCAAAGCCAAGCTCCATGGAGTGCTCCAATCCCCCTAAATCGAGCACGCTGAGAAAACCCATGGCCGCCACAAGTCCGACCGCCGTGATCAACAGCATCGATCGAACAAGGCGGCGGCTGATGTTGCGAAGAACCAGTCGTGCGAAAAACACCCGTGCGACGTTCACATGGCGCAGGAGCGGGAGAAGGGCAGCTGATTCACGCTGGTCGGAACCAGAGTGAGGTCGTGATGCCCCCCGGGGTTGGGAATGAAGCCCACAGGCTCATCCTTCTCCACATCCAAAACAAACACCCCTGAGGCGTAGCGCTGGAAACCACCCACAGCGACGAGGAGAAACTTTCCGTCTGGTGTCACCGTGCAGGACTGCATGTCTTGGGTGATGTTTTGCAGTTCTTTGATCGGAGTCCATGTGGTGGTGTCCACCACCATGATTCCACTGCGGCCGGGTGCAGGATTCAGAACCACCAGGTACATCTTCTTGCTATCCGGAGTGAACGCCATATGGAAGGGGCTGGGGTAGCGCTTACCCCAAGTGGGATCAATGATCTGTTTGATCTTTGTCCATTGCGTCGGATCTGGATCTGAGCTGTCAAAAATACCGACACTGTTCTCAAGCCCGTTATTCATCATCACGAGATGATTGCCATCAGGCGAGAAGCCAAGCTCATGACCTGGGGAATAGACCTTGTCGATCACCACCTGCCACGTGTCTTCGTCAATCTGTTCAACGGGGTAGGTATCTGGAGACGCGCTCGGGAAGGCGCAGTAGGCCACAGGCATCATCCCGTTCTCCACGTCGTGAATCACGCAACCACCAAGCATTCGAATGATCTCGGCCCCCCATTTCCCACTGGGATGCCACACAAATGCATCGGCGCCTGTGAGTGCACGCACATTTGGGCCAGGGATTTTCCCTTCTGGCACAAACAGTTCACCCATGGGAACCATTTCCCAGTTGATCTTGATCCCTTTCGTGCCACGAAGATCAAATTGATCCGTCAAAGGATTGGGTTTAATACGTTGAATCTTGAGAACACCACCACCACTCCAGCAATCAGCCAGATCTGGGGAGCTGCCCTCCCAGTCATAACGAAAGGCTTGAAGAACTTTCGTTGAAGCGCGATCAAACCAAGCAAAAATATC
This window contains:
- a CDS encoding SwmB domain-containing protein, producing the protein MSFTQLGPDIDGEAGGDESGHRVSLSSDGSVVAIAAPFNDGNGTDSGHTRIYQWDSASSSWNQLGSDIDGEAAGDRSGHRRGVALSSDGSVVAIGAQLNDGNGSDSGHTRIYQWDSASSSWNQLGSDIDGEAAGDYSGGSVSLSSDGSVVAIGAANNDGNGTRSGHTRIYQWDSASSSWNQLGSDIDGEAAFDGSGACVSLSSDGSVVAIGAPDNDGNRHTGSNKGHTRIYQWDSASSSWNQLGSDIDGEADGDRSGLRVSLSSDGSIVAIGATQNNANGSQSGHTRIYKWDSASSSWNQLGSDIDAEAAGDYSGTVSLSSDGSVVAIGAHHNDGNGTSAGHTRIYQWDSASSSWNQLGSDIDGEAAGDNSGVSVSLSSDGSAVAIGAPHNHGLGPGTGVRAGHVRVFSLDTTAPTFSSAATNNNGTKIILTYDETLSSTTASTSAFTVSSGGVANAVTAVAISGSTVELTLTNTIKKSETITVAYSDPTSSNDANAVQDSSGNDAATLSAQSVTNNSTVAAISSSGGSTSNNASTSNNDSNRETESGNTLLLNDNNSFSVTTGASNGLWLTLKVLSASTSLQNTLILIDQNNNVLGSIGATQFSKNCGSHAIFIPEGSTISFQQSSNNQPINNSPQHTITQQSDGSYKLHLNDNTRDSDHDDLILDISYSSASPDPSATSMASKQQNIHDAILDLSSIPADGQTLQITLNSDCAFINRFALVKLNQQSSGEFTVGGYNNTAGKAFDQNVYDSIINPGGSIITATGLQQQTFEWSLSATDAGFYAPVLINPAGDIHTYGSSHVKNLGSNLFAFEDDSQISNPDYDFNDLTAKFQIIT
- a CDS encoding FAD-binding protein — encoded protein: MPEVNDAQSRLNPTYVKSVLSPRSEKEVRKAILTAAEAGDSISMAGGRHSMGGQQFGTGTVHLDLREMDRIVAFDRRNGLIEVEGGIMWPELIGYLHANQDGSETIWAVRQKQTGIDQVSIAGSLSSNIHGRGLRFPPFVSDIESFRIIDADARLRVCSRTENRELFALAIGGYGLFGVVTRVTIRLVPRSKLKRMVEVIAVRDLMPRIDAAIEEGCMFGDCQYSIDLHGGEEFHPGVFSCYRPVPDDTPVPDEIRHMAGSDWADLYRLARTNKQKAFATYKQFYLGTSGQVYWSDAHQLSNVFEGYDAVVSTDQGTEMITEVYVDRDSLLPFLSEVRQDFICHGVDMTYGTIRFIEPDEESFLPWATRRSVCIVCNLHVMHTPEGIKKAQADFRRIIDRVIEHGGRFYLTYHAWATREQVETCYPRFSEFLDAKQLHDPECRFQSDWYRHYARLFGRE
- a CDS encoding FAD-dependent oxidoreductase, which gives rise to MGLHNSSHAASNHEDVDVVIVGAGLSGLIAARELHKKGQRVHILEARATTGGRMIRQTTKTGAVIDLGGQWGGATHHRFQALVDELNIKTFPSYYDGKGVLLWDGKRVEADLAKEPSNKVLFFEDEQIGQPADQITKAKAAMQAFRAIAASIDPDRPWTAPNAVELDRTTIRAWCDNNSESRLSDFELEWLSVVGGSGGFDPWDASILHLAWTQAVAPQDEGPEAWLLNGAAGQVAERLTNELRPFIHLNSPVHGIDQNAVGVTVHVGDDQQIQAKSAIVAIPPPLRNKITFKPDLPAEMRAFLQRSPMGSMIKVFAIYPSAFWRGQNLNGFAVGNLKTLKLTADSSLPSGTPGILAAFVTASEAVAFQQMTAAKQRQAVLDDLVAYWGPEAGLPEELIIHNWNQEAWSTGAFTSFVSPGAWTTYGQQWQQSHGRVHWAGTEASSRWPGYFEGAIEAGIQAANKATLHVNP
- a CDS encoding FAD-binding oxidoreductase; protein product: MSHRYDVVVVGAGTTGAAAAYHLTQAGVSNILCLDMGTPGLGRTEARKVANGTPLTQPDEDTFVPHYSGTRVFEGGQNGPRTIKMIVTLPPYEMLDGIADLFGWDGVKTYLDLAQHGLKLELDLARKLLPNPDQQVKQNGSLMVCEADRSERLRQEFNFLQSLGCPCEWWDEERVIAAHGASAGYVAGIWFPQDARIDSVSFAKSLLDAALKTGSLTLRDQCSPVVDIQNDDSRSHAVIKLEDGECLEAKQVIVATGGMFFDKQLAGILTPRYSYLAALPHIDPGPLGGMDAPDSANFFTLGFTHDWCVENNFVRISGEDHYSGLKSPRAKQRCGRLAQWGWTKYPYLEFGADYPATYGIYSETPDFMPLIGKTDPESCVCYMVGCNAWGQASLSAAAALAAPLLGYRDMSEAEQRTADLFSIRRFSAR
- a CDS encoding multicopper oxidase family protein, translated to MLRRSFLQLGVLASVFGTASLELFQTTRAKAQSAWERFISQPTFQRPRNAETVVLEVTSAPLTVLGRSVVRGCIRQRNGQRGYTTSQEQGINLELINRLSVPTTVHWHGLILPNAMDGVPFVTQPPIPPGERQRIHYPLVQNGTFWMHSHYGLQTQSYVAEPFVILDEEQEQWADRTITVMLRDFSFTPANQVLQNVVDGERGGATAMAKSLATFNWKDSRPLLMQQWDEKRQRFCWTREQGVLMMAPDVIYDALLANERSLDDPEIIDVEPGETVAIRWIAGGAFMNYFLDLGELEGELLRTDANPVEPINGSVFQLALAQRLTLRVTMPETPGVFPLLALGERSNLRCGVVLRSNPSLGLPDLAPQTDQWTGALDFTQDKKLRAQKPLALRSADNTISIALTGPAPKYTWGLNDRFYPYRDPYWVERGQRVEMVITNPTPMGHPMHLHGHEFQILELNGEPLSGALRDTVMVPKGGSCRIAFDANNPGVWAFHCHIAYHHVRGMFNVVAYRSADLGWWDPTGFSHEQLLF
- a CDS encoding ABC transporter ATP-binding protein codes for the protein MGEFVLEASGLRRRYDNVGVLDASIRVASCESVAVLGRSGSGKSTLVAMLAGLCRPQSGTVMLHMDQPCELWSLTTAERCRLRRGPIGFVSQFTSLLPAFTTLENLMLPAQLAGARGLSDLEALALERLKAVGLEHRRDTLASQLSGGEQRRAIVVRGLMGRPQLLLADEPTSNLDDASQEDVFRCLQEQCTSAGTALVMVTHNQALAERCDRMLILDQGVLREPGRTFVSSPARAATQGDPSHEDVADPQRRRLLLGGVTVAMALTGAAGLATRSIQHRKEVARQAGNQIQRLAFSGLSAELTSMERMGSIGYRGTIAVENLDVLQSLYLLPLDVQIYVQQGNRWNPFAATWSDASLGVVPLRRPETLQFELRELPERFTELVPGYMHVRVDVTYAIADGPDPEHNPVERRDSFFVYLLPIYLDAEKLAQNNFPGDPPLFIPMPPH